In Arcobacter sp. CECT 8983, a single window of DNA contains:
- a CDS encoding cache domain-containing protein — protein sequence MSKLTNEIKIIKWIVLLPIIGVILTSFILTNIFISSRYESHNNEIDKLQEIHTLELKRSIKEKIDNLTLLLNENYKNEIIRSKHAIRDIVNLGYLNLNLMYKNHSHLSKEEFYSFINERMSKLRFFENKDGYFFLYDRKDAKVISNASTPSHVGTSFKNIEDIKGTSLFENFEKTFENNKNQGFATWYWNRPNSKEKEKKIGFIKIYEPLNIVIGSALYTKDIKQKISNNSIEFLKKLKYPNGSYIFIIDSKGTSILHRNKKIEGVPLNKLDEKIQENVTSIVNKAIKNKSAFIEYQQSEKLFKGYVPSKKISYVRYVPVLDWVIGTGLYNDNLNKEINRKQELLEKNLENDIATIVFASLLVTIVIIIIILILSKRLKNIFQYYSRSLENSNNKLHKLNEELEDKVKKQVNTLRQKDSLLNQQAKLAAMGEMLGNIAHQWRQPLSAISTLASGIRVKKEIGRINDEELDKDLQGIVTSTKLLSNTIDDFRNYYSKDKHIKEFKIEGTLNNVLNLISANLSNKDIELIFNIEEVFIHSYENELIQVLLNILNNAKDALLEKNSPRYIFITIKKQKKNALIEIYDNAGGIKEDIITRIFEPYFTTKFKSQGTGIGLYMTKNIIDSNLKGEIEVENKDFTYKNEKFKGALFRIKLPFKI from the coding sequence ATGAGTAAATTAACTAATGAAATAAAAATCATAAAATGGATTGTACTTCTACCAATTATTGGGGTAATACTAACATCTTTTATTCTTACAAACATATTCATATCTTCAAGATATGAATCACATAATAATGAAATAGATAAACTACAAGAAATCCATACTTTAGAATTAAAACGCTCAATAAAAGAGAAGATTGATAACTTAACACTTCTACTAAATGAAAACTATAAAAATGAAATCATCAGATCAAAACATGCAATAAGAGATATTGTAAATCTTGGTTACCTGAATTTAAACCTTATGTATAAAAATCATTCTCATCTTTCAAAAGAAGAGTTTTACTCTTTCATAAATGAAAGAATGAGTAAATTAAGATTTTTTGAAAATAAAGATGGATACTTTTTTCTTTATGATAGAAAAGATGCAAAAGTGATTTCTAATGCAAGTACTCCTTCACATGTGGGGACTTCTTTTAAAAATATAGAAGATATAAAAGGAACTAGTCTTTTTGAAAATTTTGAAAAAACATTTGAGAATAACAAAAATCAAGGTTTTGCTACTTGGTACTGGAATAGACCTAACTCAAAAGAAAAAGAAAAAAAAATTGGGTTTATCAAAATATATGAACCTTTGAATATTGTTATTGGTAGTGCTTTATATACAAAAGATATTAAACAAAAAATATCAAATAATTCAATAGAATTTTTAAAAAAACTTAAATATCCTAATGGTTCATACATTTTTATTATAGATTCAAAAGGTACATCAATTTTACATAGAAATAAAAAGATAGAAGGAGTACCACTTAATAAACTTGATGAGAAAATACAAGAAAATGTAACTTCAATAGTTAATAAAGCAATAAAAAATAAATCTGCATTTATAGAATATCAACAGTCAGAAAAACTTTTTAAAGGATATGTACCCTCTAAAAAAATATCTTATGTTAGATATGTACCTGTTCTAGATTGGGTAATAGGTACTGGTCTTTATAATGACAATTTAAATAAAGAAATAAATAGAAAGCAAGAGCTTTTAGAAAAAAACTTAGAAAATGATATTGCTACTATAGTTTTTGCTTCACTTCTTGTTACTATTGTGATTATAATTATTATCTTGATTTTATCAAAGAGATTAAAAAATATTTTTCAATACTATTCAAGAAGCTTAGAAAATAGTAATAACAAACTTCATAAATTAAATGAAGAATTAGAAGATAAAGTAAAAAAACAAGTTAATACTCTTAGACAAAAAGACTCTTTATTAAACCAACAAGCAAAACTTGCAGCTATGGGAGAGATGCTTGGAAATATTGCTCACCAATGGAGACAACCTTTATCAGCTATTAGTACTTTAGCAAGTGGTATCAGGGTAAAAAAAGAGATAGGTAGAATTAATGATGAAGAATTGGATAAAGATTTACAAGGAATTGTAACTAGTACTAAACTATTATCAAATACAATTGATGATTTTAGAAACTATTACTCAAAAGATAAACATATCAAAGAGTTTAAAATTGAGGGTACTTTAAATAATGTATTAAATCTTATTTCTGCAAACTTATCAAATAAAGATATAGAACTTATTTTTAATATAGAAGAAGTTTTTATTCACAGCTATGAAAATGAACTTATACAAGTACTTTTAAATATTTTAAATAATGCAAAAGATGCCTTACTTGAAAAAAACTCTCCTAGATATATCTTTATAACAATAAAAAAACAAAAAAAGAATGCTCTGATTGAAATTTATGATAATGCAGGTGGAATAAAAGAAGATATCATAACTAGAATTTTCGAACCATATTTTACTACTAAATTTAAATCTCAAGGTACTGGAATAGGTCTATATATGACTAAAAATATAATTGATTCAAATTTAAAGGGTGAAATTGAAGTTGAGAATAAAGACTTTACTTATAAGAACGAAAAATTCAAAGGAGCTTTATTTAGAATAAAGCTTCCTTTTAAAATCTAA
- a CDS encoding TolC family protein, whose protein sequence is MQYLKLASLFFISTVFISNTFAKQLDEKILSQDRLDIIDFSKKQNEENSSKLRKDWINPVTLSYKKDYTETYDTARSMISINQPIFKSGGIYSAIKYANVNYKYNDLDIETQRKELIKQVTTLLFNLHIIDLNIKKNEYLLKNANIDIQRKKEQVLNGFLDTSFLDNAIIDANTVKNSLADLYFQKKELENNFNNLASKKYTKFELPKLTLTDKENFLANSLELAKARVDIKQKDYLITMSLSQYLPTFSVSMDYSHYHDTDENPAINDETTTNYGVSVSMPIDVRALNDVQAQRIEYLKAKLNLNNIILEEQNFYKTKLSKIDMIERKKDIAKEDYKLYDSLLKIIVEEKNAQLKTQSDVDTLANSQKIKSLEVDILELQKQIELLEIYSKII, encoded by the coding sequence ATGCAATATCTAAAATTAGCTAGTCTATTTTTTATTTCAACAGTTTTTATATCTAATACTTTTGCTAAACAGTTAGATGAAAAAATACTTTCACAAGATAGATTGGATATTATTGATTTTTCTAAAAAACAAAATGAAGAAAATAGTTCAAAGTTAAGAAAAGACTGGATTAACCCAGTTACTTTGAGCTATAAAAAAGATTATACTGAAACTTATGATACAGCAAGAAGTATGATATCAATAAACCAACCTATATTTAAAAGTGGTGGAATTTATAGTGCAATAAAATATGCAAATGTAAACTACAAATATAATGATTTAGATATTGAAACACAAAGAAAAGAGTTAATAAAACAAGTAACTACTTTACTTTTTAATCTTCATATTATAGATTTAAATATCAAAAAAAATGAGTATTTATTAAAAAATGCAAATATTGATATTCAAAGAAAAAAAGAACAAGTATTAAATGGCTTTTTAGATACTTCTTTTCTAGACAATGCCATTATAGATGCAAATACAGTTAAAAACTCTTTAGCAGATTTATACTTTCAGAAAAAAGAGTTAGAAAACAACTTTAATAATCTAGCTAGTAAAAAGTATACAAAGTTTGAGTTACCAAAGTTAACTCTTACTGATAAAGAAAACTTTTTAGCAAACTCACTAGAACTAGCAAAAGCAAGAGTTGATATAAAACAAAAAGATTATCTTATAACAATGTCTTTATCACAATACCTACCTACTTTTAGTGTAAGTATGGACTATAGTCATTATCACGATACAGATGAAAACCCTGCAATCAATGATGAAACAACAACTAACTATGGTGTTTCTGTTTCAATGCCAATTGATGTAAGAGCATTAAATGATGTTCAAGCACAAAGAATTGAATATTTAAAAGCAAAATTAAACCTAAATAATATAATTTTAGAAGAACAAAACTTTTATAAAACAAAACTTTCTAAAATAGATATGATTGAAAGAAAAAAAGACATAGCAAAAGAAGACTATAAACTATATGACTCTTTACTAAAAATTATTGTTGAAGAAAAGAATGCACAATTAAAAACACAAAGTGACGTTGATACTTTAGCAAACTCACAAAAAATTAAATCTTTAGAAGTGGATATATTAGAACTACAAAAACAAATTGAACTTTTAGAGATATATTCTAAAATTATTTAA
- a CDS encoding aspartate aminotransferase family protein, translating into MLETLDKQFVLQTYARNYVNFKKGINATLFDETDKDYIDFTSGIGVVSVGHGNKEVADEISKQANNIIHISNLYAIEPQAKLAEKIAKLSEMDVATFFANSGAEANEGAIKLARKYGETKFDKKRYKVITLEHSFHGRTITTVKATGQASMHSPNFAPYPDGFKYDARIDDIYNSIDDETVAVMIELVQGEGGVQPFDKKDIQELAKFLKEQDILLIIDEVQSGVYRTGEFLASNLYEIEPDIITLAKGLGGGVPIGAVVTKLKDLFTYGDHGSTFGGNYLSTAAACKVVDILDDYKNSGQLDEIIIYFDNKLNELSKKHSALLNEKVGVGLMKGIRIKDADTLANIIKKAFEEGVLVLRAGKNTLRLLPPLTISKKEIDEGFKRLDDAISKIS; encoded by the coding sequence ATGTTAGAAACACTAGATAAGCAGTTTGTACTTCAAACATATGCAAGAAATTATGTAAACTTTAAAAAAGGTATAAACGCAACACTTTTCGATGAAACTGATAAAGATTATATTGATTTCACTTCAGGAATTGGAGTAGTTTCAGTAGGTCATGGAAATAAAGAAGTTGCAGATGAAATTAGTAAACAAGCTAATAATATTATTCATATTTCAAACCTTTATGCAATTGAACCACAAGCAAAACTTGCAGAAAAGATTGCAAAACTTTCAGAAATGGATGTTGCAACATTTTTTGCAAACTCTGGAGCAGAAGCAAATGAAGGAGCTATTAAATTAGCAAGAAAATATGGTGAAACTAAATTTGATAAAAAAAGATATAAAGTAATTACTTTAGAACACTCGTTCCATGGAAGAACTATCACAACAGTTAAAGCAACAGGACAAGCATCAATGCACTCACCAAACTTCGCACCATATCCAGATGGTTTTAAATATGATGCAAGAATTGATGATATATATAATTCAATCGATGATGAAACTGTTGCAGTTATGATTGAGTTAGTTCAAGGAGAAGGTGGAGTTCAACCCTTTGATAAAAAAGATATACAAGAACTTGCAAAGTTTTTAAAAGAGCAAGATATTTTATTAATTATTGATGAAGTTCAATCAGGAGTATATAGAACAGGTGAATTCTTAGCTTCAAATCTATATGAAATTGAACCTGATATTATCACTTTAGCAAAAGGTCTTGGAGGAGGAGTTCCTATTGGAGCAGTTGTAACTAAACTTAAAGACCTATTTACTTATGGAGACCATGGTTCTACTTTTGGAGGAAACTATTTAAGTACAGCAGCAGCTTGTAAAGTAGTAGATATTTTAGATGATTATAAAAACTCTGGGCAATTAGATGAAATTATTATTTATTTTGATAACAAATTAAATGAACTTTCTAAAAAACACTCTGCTTTATTAAATGAAAAAGTTGGTGTAGGCTTAATGAAAGGTATTAGAATCAAAGATGCAGACACCCTTGCAAATATCATTAAAAAAGCTTTTGAAGAAGGTGTTTTAGTTTTAAGAGCTGGAAAAAATACATTAAGACTTTTACCTCCATTAACAATATCTAAAAAAGAGATTGATGAAGGATTTAAAAGGTTAGATGATGCAATATCTAAAATTAGCTAG
- a CDS encoding fatty acid cis/trans isomerase has protein sequence MHLPQHFLLALFLVFSNVLFATEQLSYTKDIKPIFDNRCVTCHSCYNSPCQLKLSSFEGLTRGASKEDIYANRLSAVEPSRLFVDAKTEEQWRKRDYFSVTKKEESNESIMLRLLKEKQKNPINKGDYSPETDELACVKNQKELDDYLEDNPHKAMPYGFPALSKKEHNILKSWLNSSKLKDDKKDLTTTLEKNQIKKFEKFFNNENIKYQVTARYIYEHLFLAHLSFDKNSQNFFQIVRSRTKSGKIDIIATRFPYTQIEEKFYYRIRPITSTIVHKTHMVYSLDDKKLQTYKDLFINTKWHEKPHMPLFDTKVSVNALKTFKQIPAKSRYKFILDDIHYFIMTYIRGPVCKGQIALNVINDHFWVMFMDPEADITVNDKNFLDNNLKNLSIPNKYGETPDLIETFTIIKNYQQAKIYFENKNKVYKNHYPKGLGFEHLWKGNKNSNDSVLTIYRHFDSASVHKGALGNIPKTMWVIDFPLIERLYYSLVAGFDVFGSTSHQFLVRKHMDRLRIEGETNFLEFLPKDVRREHFNSWYKGWFAKRLSFYIPSDNEPNINYETKKYKTEFTNKLFSYLNIQKDKINFIDKEYVPAKILERYTNKKEIEETLKTLTLPNNSKFIQYHTDDKTNLAYIKIELENGENLIYTMIINRWHDNVALMFDEDSRLNPKKDRINFIKGIVGSYPNIFIKVKQKDLHEFFTLINDYQESQEEEKLILKYIINRANPNFWDDYDWFTNEFKKQNKLQFGLFDLNRYYQKAINNH, from the coding sequence ATGCACCTTCCCCAGCACTTTTTACTGGCTTTATTTTTAGTTTTCTCAAATGTCTTATTTGCAACAGAACAACTCTCTTATACAAAAGATATCAAACCTATTTTTGATAATAGATGTGTTACTTGTCACTCATGTTACAACTCACCATGTCAATTAAAACTTTCATCTTTTGAAGGACTTACAAGAGGTGCTTCAAAAGAAGATATATATGCAAATAGATTAAGTGCTGTTGAACCATCAAGACTTTTTGTAGATGCAAAAACAGAAGAACAATGGAGAAAAAGAGATTACTTTTCAGTAACAAAGAAAGAAGAATCAAATGAATCTATAATGTTACGACTATTAAAAGAAAAACAAAAGAACCCTATAAATAAAGGAGACTATTCTCCTGAAACAGATGAATTAGCCTGTGTGAAAAATCAAAAAGAATTAGATGATTATTTAGAAGATAATCCTCACAAAGCTATGCCTTACGGCTTTCCTGCTTTAAGTAAAAAAGAGCATAATATTTTAAAATCATGGCTAAATTCTAGTAAATTAAAAGATGATAAAAAAGATTTAACAACTACTTTAGAAAAAAATCAAATAAAAAAGTTTGAAAAGTTTTTTAATAATGAAAACATAAAGTATCAAGTTACGGCTAGATATATCTATGAACACTTATTCCTAGCACACCTAAGTTTTGATAAAAATAGTCAAAACTTTTTTCAAATAGTAAGATCAAGAACAAAAAGTGGAAAAATTGATATTATTGCAACAAGATTTCCATATACTCAAATTGAAGAAAAGTTTTACTATAGAATAAGACCTATTACATCAACAATTGTTCATAAAACACATATGGTTTATAGTTTAGATGACAAAAAATTACAAACATATAAAGATCTATTTATAAATACAAAATGGCATGAAAAGCCTCACATGCCTCTTTTTGACACTAAAGTCTCTGTGAATGCATTAAAAACATTTAAACAAATACCTGCAAAAAGTAGATATAAATTTATACTTGATGATATTCATTATTTTATAATGACATACATAAGAGGTCCTGTTTGTAAAGGTCAAATTGCACTAAATGTAATCAATGACCATTTTTGGGTTATGTTTATGGACCCAGAAGCAGATATCACAGTTAATGATAAAAACTTTTTAGATAATAACCTAAAAAATCTTTCTATCCCAAATAAGTATGGAGAAACTCCTGACTTAATAGAAACCTTTACAATTATCAAAAACTATCAACAAGCAAAAATATATTTTGAAAATAAAAACAAAGTTTACAAAAATCATTACCCAAAGGGCTTAGGCTTTGAACATCTGTGGAAAGGAAATAAAAATAGTAATGACTCTGTTTTAACTATTTATAGACATTTTGATTCAGCTTCTGTTCACAAAGGTGCTTTAGGAAATATTCCAAAAACTATGTGGGTTATTGATTTTCCTTTAATTGAAAGACTTTATTATTCACTTGTAGCTGGATTTGATGTTTTTGGAAGTACATCACACCAATTTTTAGTAAGAAAACATATGGATAGACTTAGAATTGAAGGGGAAACAAACTTTTTGGAGTTTTTACCTAAAGATGTAAGACGTGAACACTTTAACTCTTGGTATAAAGGTTGGTTTGCTAAAAGATTGTCTTTTTATATTCCTTCTGATAATGAACCAAATATAAACTATGAAACAAAAAAATATAAAACAGAATTTACCAATAAACTATTTTCATATTTAAATATACAAAAAGATAAAATCAATTTTATAGACAAAGAGTATGTTCCAGCAAAAATATTAGAAAGATATACAAATAAAAAAGAGATTGAAGAGACTTTAAAAACATTAACCCTTCCAAACAATTCTAAATTTATTCAATATCATACAGATGATAAAACAAATTTAGCTTATATAAAAATAGAGCTTGAAAATGGTGAAAATCTAATTTATACTATGATTATAAATAGATGGCATGATAATGTTGCACTTATGTTTGATGAAGATTCAAGATTAAATCCCAAAAAAGATAGAATCAATTTTATTAAAGGAATAGTTGGTTCATATCCTAATATCTTTATTAAAGTGAAACAGAAAGATTTACATGAATTTTTTACTCTTATAAATGACTATCAAGAAAGCCAAGAAGAAGAAAAATTAATTTTAAAATATATAATAAATAGAGCAAATCCTAATTTTTGGGATGATTACGATTGGTTTACCAATGAGTTTAAAAAGCAAAATAAACTACAGTTTGGACTTTTTGACTTAAATCGATATTATCAGAAAGCTATAAATAATCATTGA
- a CDS encoding aspartate carbamoyltransferase catalytic subunit codes for MQHLISTSDFTKNEILELFDDAKMFLDMQSNEILKGKIIVNLFFEDSTRTRSAFEMAAKRLGAQVISLDVGRSSRSKGETIFDTIANINAMSPDAITIRHSECGLPGTLVEHVDCPIINAGDGKNEHPTQALLDLFTIYEHFEGETEGKKIAIIGDVKSSRVAGSNKKLLPTFGIDVNFVAPDCFKYENDEFKQYDNLSEIIDEVDVVMSLRTQLERHNEVYFTSLTEYAKDYCVTKDTFGDRDILLLHPGPVNRNIDISDEMLADPRNKILEQVRNGVAVRMAILKKLIK; via the coding sequence ATGCAACACCTCATATCTACTTCTGACTTTACAAAAAATGAAATCTTAGAACTTTTTGATGATGCAAAAATGTTTTTAGATATGCAAAGTAATGAGATTTTAAAAGGTAAAATTATTGTAAATCTATTTTTTGAAGATTCTACTAGAACAAGAAGTGCTTTTGAAATGGCAGCAAAAAGATTAGGGGCACAAGTAATTTCTTTAGATGTTGGAAGAAGTTCAAGAAGCAAAGGCGAAACTATTTTTGATACTATTGCAAATATTAATGCAATGAGTCCAGATGCAATTACTATTAGACATAGTGAGTGTGGATTACCTGGCACTTTAGTTGAACATGTTGATTGTCCAATTATCAATGCAGGTGATGGGAAAAATGAACATCCTACTCAAGCCTTATTAGATTTATTTACTATTTATGAACACTTTGAAGGAGAAACAGAAGGTAAAAAAATTGCAATTATTGGAGATGTAAAAAGCTCAAGAGTTGCAGGCTCAAATAAAAAACTTTTACCTACTTTTGGTATTGATGTAAATTTTGTTGCACCAGATTGTTTTAAATATGAAAATGATGAGTTTAAACAGTATGATAACTTATCTGAAATTATTGATGAAGTAGATGTTGTAATGAGTTTAAGAACTCAACTTGAAAGACACAATGAAGTTTACTTTACATCATTAACTGAATATGCAAAAGATTATTGTGTAACTAAAGATACTTTTGGAGATAGAGATATTTTATTACTTCACCCAGGACCAGTAAATAGAAATATTGATATTTCAGATGAAATGTTAGCAGACCCTAGAAATAAAATTTTAGAGCAAGTTAGAAATGGAGTTGCAGTAAGAATGGCAATTCTAAAAAAACTTATTAAATAA
- a CDS encoding aminodeoxychorismate synthase component I: MNKDLQNILNKYGSSREPFFFLISYDLSQFYVKPLKELSSEIKYEINEKVSSKLANENLEKKELKKYPISFKAYKKSFDILQEHIKNGNSYILNLTAKTKIETKFTLDEIYEKANAKYKLKFFDKFVCFSPEKFVEIKKNKIMTFPMKGTIDSKIENASAKILGNIKEMAEHTMVVDLLRNDLGIVSNKIKVDKFRYIDKINAGNKKLLQVSSKITGHLNEDWHSKIGDILTSILPAGSITGTPKKKTIEILKENETYDRDFYTGIFGVYDGKSLNSCVLIRFIEKDKEGKLYYKSGGGITCDSNVEDEYKELIDKVYLPF, translated from the coding sequence TTGAATAAAGACTTACAAAATATATTAAATAAATATGGCTCTTCAAGGGAGCCATTTTTTTTCCTAATTTCTTATGATTTATCACAATTTTATGTGAAACCACTAAAAGAACTTTCTAGCGAAATAAAGTATGAGATTAATGAAAAGGTATCTTCAAAATTAGCAAATGAAAATTTAGAAAAGAAAGAGTTAAAGAAATATCCAATCTCTTTTAAAGCGTATAAAAAGAGTTTTGATATTTTACAAGAACATATAAAAAATGGTAACTCTTATATTTTAAATTTAACAGCAAAAACAAAAATAGAAACAAAATTTACACTAGATGAAATCTATGAAAAAGCAAATGCTAAATATAAACTAAAGTTTTTTGACAAATTTGTTTGTTTTTCTCCTGAAAAGTTTGTAGAGATTAAAAAGAATAAAATCATGACTTTTCCTATGAAAGGAACAATTGATAGTAAAATAGAGAATGCAAGTGCTAAGATTTTAGGAAATATAAAAGAGATGGCAGAGCATACTATGGTTGTTGACTTACTTAGAAATGATTTAGGAATTGTTTCAAATAAAATCAAAGTAGATAAGTTTAGATATATTGATAAAATAAATGCAGGAAATAAAAAACTTTTGCAAGTTAGCTCAAAAATAACAGGCCATCTTAATGAAGATTGGCATAGTAAAATAGGGGATATTTTAACTTCAATTTTACCAGCAGGTTCAATAACAGGAACACCAAAGAAAAAAACTATAGAGATACTAAAAGAGAATGAAACTTATGATAGAGATTTTTATACAGGTATTTTTGGAGTATATGATGGAAAATCATTAAACTCTTGCGTTTTAATAAGGTTTATTGAAAAAGATAAAGAAGGTAAGCTTTATTATAAAAGTGGCGGTGGAATTACTTGTGACTCTAATGTAGAAGATGAATACAAAGAGCTTATTGATAAAGTTTATTTACCCTTTTAA